Proteins found in one Gimesia chilikensis genomic segment:
- a CDS encoding TlpA disulfide reductase family protein: MRHRHGIMMIAAGLLSLTQFGCGGGESPAPQTADNKLDGKLEAAPADAKPLQKTPSAKITQVSQTGPALKPNANAIQTASLERDKRDMDDLDGDDESLADEEVKISELKEGSAEWNVREITRLRVLALPKTDNVEELKQARAARNQKIIQLAMEAVKQTHAVKEKQRLFTVCIRHLLDAHLQLALQGDQESIDALYDHSESLFKRDPNSPSAAEAGFTVAKFANTSAQRFAQQDPRWIEEFVKQARLFATRFPQENIRAPQMLQAAAETCQLYGLNQSALDCCLDLETKFPKSNETAQVAGLSRRLKLKGQPIQLAGETIEGGYVSIDDYKGSVVLVVFWATTAKPFIEQLPEIQALSKKYRKYGFEIVGVNLDLEEPAIDAFQEKSPLDWRQIFYSARDKRGWNNPAALHYGVRSVPMMMLVDHTGVTEVVTSDVKQLEEPLRSLLRKKTQASAQ, translated from the coding sequence ATGAGGCATCGACACGGTATCATGATGATAGCAGCGGGCCTGTTATCGCTGACTCAATTCGGTTGTGGTGGCGGAGAATCCCCTGCTCCACAGACGGCAGACAATAAACTGGACGGCAAGCTGGAAGCGGCTCCGGCCGATGCAAAGCCTCTCCAGAAAACGCCGAGTGCCAAAATTACTCAGGTTTCACAAACCGGTCCTGCACTCAAGCCAAATGCGAATGCGATTCAGACGGCAAGCCTGGAACGTGATAAGCGCGATATGGACGATCTGGACGGTGACGATGAGTCACTGGCCGATGAGGAAGTCAAGATTTCCGAGCTGAAGGAAGGTTCGGCCGAATGGAACGTACGCGAGATCACGCGTTTGCGTGTACTGGCCCTGCCGAAAACTGACAACGTTGAAGAACTGAAGCAGGCTCGTGCTGCCCGCAATCAGAAAATCATTCAACTGGCGATGGAAGCCGTAAAGCAGACACACGCTGTCAAAGAAAAACAGCGGTTGTTTACCGTCTGTATCCGTCATCTGCTGGATGCCCATTTACAGCTGGCATTGCAGGGAGATCAGGAAAGTATCGACGCTCTTTACGATCATTCTGAGTCTCTCTTTAAACGCGATCCGAATTCTCCTTCCGCTGCGGAAGCTGGCTTCACCGTTGCGAAATTTGCGAATACCAGTGCACAGCGTTTTGCTCAGCAGGACCCGCGCTGGATTGAAGAGTTCGTCAAGCAGGCTCGTCTGTTCGCCACGCGTTTTCCCCAGGAAAATATCCGGGCACCACAGATGTTGCAGGCCGCTGCAGAAACCTGTCAGCTGTACGGATTGAATCAGTCAGCCCTGGACTGCTGTCTCGATCTGGAAACTAAGTTTCCCAAAAGTAATGAGACCGCACAGGTCGCTGGTCTGTCTCGTCGTCTGAAGCTGAAAGGACAGCCGATTCAGCTGGCCGGAGAGACCATTGAAGGTGGTTATGTCTCCATCGACGATTACAAAGGGAGCGTGGTGCTGGTCGTATTCTGGGCGACAACTGCCAAGCCCTTTATTGAACAGCTGCCTGAGATTCAGGCTCTCTCCAAGAAGTACCGCAAATACGGTTTTGAAATCGTAGGCGTCAACCTGGACCTGGAAGAACCAGCCATCGATGCTTTCCAGGAGAAGTCACCACTCGACTGGCGTCAGATCTTCTACTCAGCTCGTGACAAGCGGGGCTGGAACAACCCGGCTGCACTGCACTACGGCGTACGTAGCGTGCCGATGATGATGCTGGTGGATCACACAGGGGTTACCGAAGTGGTTACTTCCGATGTGAAGCAGCTGGAAGAGCCTCTGCGATCACTGCTGAGAAAGAAAACTCAGGCGAGTGCCCAGTAG
- a CDS encoding PIG-L deacetylase family protein: protein MANQAESLRILAIHAHPDDIEIQCAGTLARLKNLGCHITMATMTAGDCGSAEMGPVEIANVRRAEAQKAADMLGADYMCLEFRDLAIIVDNESRRRVTEAVRKARPDIVLTAPPVDYMSDHEMTSRLVRDACFGASAPNYTTHEIQPAPPTEKIPHLYYVDPIEGCDYFGNPIEPQFIIDISETFDLKIKMLACHESQRAWLRKQHGLDEYLDGTERWSASRGEQIGVKYGEAFVQHCGHPYPHSNLLKELLESK, encoded by the coding sequence ATGGCAAATCAGGCAGAATCTCTGCGAATTCTTGCGATTCACGCCCATCCAGACGATATCGAAATCCAGTGCGCGGGTACTTTGGCCCGGCTGAAAAACCTGGGATGTCATATTACCATGGCCACCATGACCGCCGGTGATTGCGGTAGTGCAGAAATGGGACCGGTTGAAATTGCCAACGTCCGTCGAGCCGAAGCGCAGAAAGCAGCCGATATGCTCGGGGCGGACTACATGTGCCTCGAATTTCGGGACCTCGCGATCATTGTCGACAACGAATCCCGCCGGCGGGTCACTGAAGCAGTGCGCAAAGCCCGGCCGGACATCGTCTTAACGGCTCCCCCAGTCGACTACATGAGCGATCACGAAATGACCAGTCGTCTCGTGCGCGATGCCTGTTTCGGTGCGTCAGCGCCCAACTACACCACTCACGAAATTCAGCCAGCTCCGCCTACGGAAAAAATTCCGCACCTGTATTATGTTGATCCGATCGAAGGTTGCGATTATTTTGGAAACCCGATCGAACCGCAGTTTATCATCGATATTTCCGAAACCTTTGATCTGAAGATTAAAATGCTGGCCTGTCATGAAAGCCAGCGGGCCTGGTTAAGAAAACAGCACGGTCTGGACGAATACCTTGATGGCACCGAGCGCTGGTCCGCTTCCCGTGGCGAACAGATCGGTGTAAAATACGGCGAAGCCTTCGTACAACACTGCGGCCATCCATACCCTCACAGCAATCTGCTCAAGGAATTGCTGGAGAGTAAATAA
- a CDS encoding dihydrodipicolinate synthase family protein, whose product MPGMIRGVLPVLHTPLLEDETIDRDALAREIDWCYEVGADGVCGAMVSEVLRLTYEERGELTRLMAELSKGRGVVVASVGAESTRQALVYARQAEEAGCDAVMAIPPVTTAIPEAALWDYFATIARECALPLIVQDASSYVGNAISIDFYRRLLDEFGAEKIRFKPEASPIGPNLSALRDATEGQALIYDGSGGILLVDAYRRGITGTMPGVDLLDGIVALWNALRAGDDKATYRISFPISALVALQLQAGLDGFLAIEKYLLVKRGIFTSAQRCTPHAWDLDEETQAEVDRLFDLLMQALADE is encoded by the coding sequence ATGCCCGGAATGATTCGAGGAGTGCTGCCGGTACTGCATACGCCGCTCCTGGAGGACGAGACGATTGATCGGGACGCTTTGGCGCGAGAGATCGACTGGTGTTATGAAGTGGGAGCAGACGGTGTCTGTGGGGCGATGGTTTCGGAGGTACTGCGTCTGACCTACGAGGAACGCGGGGAACTCACGCGGCTGATGGCTGAACTGTCAAAAGGTCGCGGCGTGGTCGTCGCCAGCGTGGGAGCGGAGAGCACGCGTCAGGCACTGGTCTATGCACGACAGGCTGAAGAGGCGGGCTGCGATGCGGTGATGGCGATCCCCCCGGTGACGACGGCGATTCCGGAAGCGGCGCTGTGGGATTATTTCGCGACGATCGCACGTGAGTGTGCCCTGCCCCTGATCGTACAGGATGCGTCTTCTTATGTGGGGAACGCGATTTCCATCGACTTTTACCGTCGACTGCTGGATGAGTTCGGCGCGGAAAAAATCCGGTTCAAGCCGGAAGCGTCTCCCATTGGTCCGAACCTGTCGGCACTCCGCGATGCGACGGAGGGGCAGGCACTGATCTATGACGGTTCGGGTGGGATTCTGCTGGTGGATGCGTATCGGCGGGGAATTACGGGGACGATGCCGGGCGTGGATCTGCTGGATGGAATCGTGGCACTGTGGAATGCGCTACGGGCCGGAGATGACAAGGCGACCTATCGGATTTCGTTTCCGATCAGTGCACTGGTGGCGCTGCAGTTACAGGCGGGATTGGATGGGTTTCTGGCGATTGAGAAATACCTGCTGGTGAAGCGGGGAATCTTTACTTCGGCGCAGCGCTGCACGCCGCATGCGTGGGATCTGGATGAAGAAACACAGGCGGAAGTGGATCGACTGTTTGATCTATTGATGCAGGCGTTAGCAGACGAGTAA
- a CDS encoding MFS transporter yields MTDQDEPKLTSYGTPTRARFLVLTLLCLVAAVAYISRNAISVPAKLIQEELDITQTQMGWVMSAFFWSYALSQIPSGWIAHVWGTRRSLTVFAVLWSIATALTGMVTGFWMLIGVRLIFGISQAGIFPCCASTISKWLPHARRGLASGLLGSFMSIGSAFGAFSIGLLLAGIHGNGIDIPGLSWRTIMYLCAVPSFMWAVVFYYWFRDRPEDHPAVNPAELHLIRGDESETPEEKTKDVPKETHAEPTPWGQILTSFSMWMICGQQFFRAAGNIFYMTWFPVYLQKARDISLASSGILTSLPLLTFVVGNFLGGIVVDLVLQRTGSRRWSRQGVAIVAMLGCGLCTLCAYFVKEMNLAMTLISISMFFAGLGGACGYTVTIDKGGQHVAPIFGMMNMMGNLGAALLPVVVGAMFDAGRYESVLILMAGIYVSAALCWMLLNPNGTVFKEKREAAQT; encoded by the coding sequence GTGACTGATCAGGACGAGCCGAAACTGACTTCGTATGGAACACCGACGCGTGCCCGCTTTCTGGTACTGACACTGTTGTGCCTGGTGGCAGCGGTGGCCTACATCAGCCGGAATGCGATTTCGGTGCCCGCCAAACTGATCCAGGAAGAGCTTGATATCACTCAGACGCAGATGGGCTGGGTGATGAGTGCCTTTTTCTGGAGCTATGCACTGTCACAGATTCCGAGTGGCTGGATTGCCCATGTGTGGGGCACGCGACGATCGCTGACCGTGTTTGCCGTCCTGTGGTCAATTGCAACGGCGCTGACCGGAATGGTAACCGGGTTCTGGATGCTGATTGGCGTGCGGTTGATTTTTGGTATTTCGCAGGCGGGGATCTTCCCCTGTTGTGCGAGTACGATTTCGAAGTGGTTACCCCATGCCCGACGTGGTCTGGCCAGTGGTCTGCTGGGCAGTTTCATGTCGATCGGCAGTGCTTTTGGAGCGTTCAGCATCGGTCTGCTGCTGGCGGGGATTCACGGGAATGGCATCGATATACCGGGACTTTCCTGGCGGACGATTATGTATCTCTGCGCGGTGCCGAGTTTTATGTGGGCGGTCGTGTTTTATTACTGGTTCCGTGATCGTCCTGAAGATCATCCAGCGGTGAATCCGGCCGAGTTACATCTTATTCGAGGGGATGAGTCGGAGACGCCTGAAGAAAAGACAAAGGATGTTCCAAAGGAAACACATGCCGAGCCGACACCCTGGGGGCAGATCTTGACCAGCTTTTCGATGTGGATGATCTGTGGTCAGCAGTTTTTCCGGGCGGCCGGGAATATTTTCTATATGACGTGGTTTCCCGTGTATCTGCAGAAGGCGCGGGATATCAGCCTGGCCTCTTCCGGCATCCTCACCAGTCTTCCGCTGCTGACATTCGTGGTGGGGAACTTTCTGGGGGGGATCGTGGTGGATCTGGTGCTGCAACGAACCGGGAGCCGTCGCTGGAGTCGACAGGGAGTCGCGATTGTCGCCATGCTGGGCTGCGGGCTGTGTACGCTGTGTGCCTATTTTGTGAAAGAGATGAATCTGGCGATGACGTTGATTTCGATCAGCATGTTCTTTGCGGGTCTGGGGGGCGCCTGCGGTTACACGGTGACGATCGATAAAGGGGGCCAGCATGTGGCGCCGATCTTTGGGATGATGAATATGATGGGCAACCTGGGAGCTGCCCTGCTCCCGGTTGTGGTGGGGGCGATGTTTGATGCGGGACGGTATGAATCAGTGCTGATTCTGATGGCGGGCATTTATGTGAGTGCCGCGTTGTGCTGGATGCTGCTCAATCCGAATGGAACCGTATTTAAAGAAAAACGGGAAGCAGCACAGACGTAA
- the nagB gene encoding glucosamine-6-phosphate deaminase has translation MATDISRSARITPKSKFVRHTKVPTQIFETSSDLAKFVASVVADLVRKKNEQNIPAVLGLPTGSTPLGVYRELIRMHNEEGLDFSNVITFNLDEYWPMDPDSIHSYHKFMHENFFDHVNVKQENIHIPRGDIAAEDVDIFCEEYERLIESYGGLDLQLLGIGRSGHIGFNEPGSARNSLTRLVNLDPITRRDAASGFFGEDNVPHHAITMGVGSILSAKKIIIMALGEHKASVVKRAAEMEVTDEVSASFLQTHANSLFVVDNAAAAELTAVKTPWIVGNIEWTSQLEKKAVIWLSNEVGKPLLKLETDDFLHNHLHQLIHKYGSVAQIRQRVFDGLLEGICTRPAGTEPQRVIVFSPHPDDDVISMGGTLITLADQGHEVYIAYMTSGNIAVFDHDALRHLDFVHEFHKLFHADDTKVLSHIEALKESIASKNAGDLDNAEMLGIKGLIRKTEATAGAQAAGVPEEHLRFLDLPFYNTGQVSKKPIGEDDIAIVADLLREVRPHQIYVAGDLSDPHGTHRVCAEAVINAVDVVKSEEITPEFWMYRGAWEEYEPHEIERAVPLSPEVVLRKREAIFKHESQKDSAFYPGSDKREFWVRAEDRTRNTAKIYNQLGLPEYFAIEAFKQYHGEL, from the coding sequence ATGGCCACTGATATCTCACGCTCTGCACGCATTACACCGAAATCCAAATTTGTCAGGCACACGAAAGTCCCTACTCAGATTTTTGAGACCTCTTCCGATCTGGCGAAGTTTGTGGCCTCTGTTGTTGCGGATCTGGTTCGCAAAAAGAATGAACAGAATATCCCAGCGGTCTTGGGACTTCCGACCGGTTCGACTCCGCTGGGCGTCTATCGCGAACTGATCCGGATGCATAACGAAGAAGGCCTGGATTTCTCGAACGTGATCACGTTCAACCTGGATGAATACTGGCCCATGGATCCGGACTCGATCCACAGCTATCACAAGTTCATGCATGAGAATTTCTTCGATCATGTGAATGTGAAACAGGAAAATATTCATATCCCCCGTGGTGATATTGCCGCTGAAGACGTCGACATTTTCTGTGAAGAGTATGAGCGTCTGATCGAGAGTTACGGTGGTCTGGACCTGCAACTACTGGGTATTGGTCGCTCCGGTCATATCGGGTTCAACGAGCCTGGAAGTGCGCGAAACAGTCTCACGCGACTGGTCAACCTCGATCCGATTACCCGTCGCGATGCGGCCAGCGGCTTCTTTGGCGAAGACAACGTGCCCCATCATGCGATTACGATGGGGGTTGGGAGTATTCTCTCGGCCAAGAAGATTATCATCATGGCGCTGGGGGAACATAAGGCGTCGGTGGTTAAGCGGGCGGCGGAAATGGAAGTCACTGATGAGGTTTCCGCCAGCTTCCTGCAAACCCATGCAAACTCTCTGTTCGTAGTCGACAATGCGGCTGCCGCTGAATTGACTGCGGTGAAAACTCCCTGGATCGTCGGAAATATTGAATGGACCTCGCAGCTGGAGAAGAAAGCCGTCATCTGGCTCTCCAACGAAGTCGGCAAGCCTCTTCTGAAACTGGAAACTGACGATTTCCTGCACAACCACCTGCATCAGCTGATCCACAAGTACGGTTCCGTGGCTCAGATTCGTCAACGGGTATTCGACGGACTTCTGGAAGGTATCTGTACTCGGCCTGCGGGAACCGAGCCCCAGCGGGTGATCGTCTTCAGTCCCCATCCGGACGATGATGTAATTTCGATGGGCGGGACTTTAATCACGCTGGCTGATCAGGGACATGAAGTTTACATCGCCTATATGACCAGTGGAAATATCGCCGTCTTCGATCACGATGCTTTGCGGCACCTGGATTTTGTGCATGAATTCCACAAACTGTTCCATGCCGACGACACTAAGGTTCTGTCCCACATCGAAGCCTTGAAAGAGAGCATCGCCAGCAAGAATGCGGGTGACTTGGATAATGCCGAGATGCTGGGAATCAAAGGACTGATCCGCAAAACAGAAGCGACTGCGGGAGCCCAGGCAGCGGGAGTACCGGAAGAACATCTGCGGTTCCTGGACCTCCCCTTCTACAACACGGGACAGGTTTCGAAGAAGCCGATTGGGGAAGATGACATTGCGATCGTCGCCGATCTGTTACGCGAAGTACGGCCGCACCAGATTTATGTGGCTGGAGACCTTTCCGATCCGCATGGTACGCACCGCGTCTGTGCCGAAGCGGTGATCAATGCCGTAGATGTGGTTAAGTCTGAAGAAATCACTCCCGAATTCTGGATGTACCGTGGTGCCTGGGAAGAGTACGAACCGCACGAAATTGAGCGGGCTGTTCCACTGAGCCCTGAAGTGGTGCTGCGAAAGCGGGAGGCGATCTTCAAGCATGAGTCACAGAAAGACAGTGCTTTTTACCCGGGAAGCGATAAACGTGAATTCTGGGTGCGTGCAGAGGACCGAACCCGAAATACAGCAAAGATTTACAATCAGCTGGGCCTGCCCGAATACTTTGCGATTGAAGCATTCAAGCAGTATCACGGTGAGCTCTAA
- a CDS encoding HEAT repeat domain-containing protein — MSLNNRILASIALVFLCALSTPSSVWSQEPPPATTPEATTATGLTADDLLLSKPETPEQLMQAVVQLTDLGHAASAKAYLDQLLKGNPDDELILKLRDKYGPAAFLRLANNKKLQPESITLLKKMESAFRAYATDPSRINSLIDALSGTPTERDIAIIQLKSAGEIVAPPILKQLSQSQDPQRNDELTFALTQLGDPVVPPLIAALRAPQEKIRKIAADVLGDLARPVDALYLWNPAFSQSQPQNVQVAARMALAKILGKNPRKTYELNRHEAQLVLKNAALNLYQKHEAKSETQSIWVWDNAAQTVVKKELPAQEVNLIEGLRLAKEALEMSPDKQDVQTLYLAMALALEAYQVGWNQPLPEGPGTTFNLALLSGPSAVSRVLALAMKQGHTPSALAALKALGQIGSRTLLHEQLDKHSSLIAALNYPDRRVQFAAATAILQLDPAKPFPGANRVISILTRALRGEGTQAAIVVDSSIPRGQTMAGVFHELGYETTPVQTGMAGFKAATDRMDVEFIALEYNIARWGLSQTIANLRADSRTANIPIIIYGPLRLQNKIEYSTRYYPLVKYMVESENTDDIGSQLKPFLEGLKTPELTGELRSEYRAAALYWLSHIASSQRTNIYDLKQAEQPLLDLVSDRSLASNALITLGGIPTRTAQEDLVQVITTPTYEADVREIAALQLAFHIQKFGLMIDTMQISAVQKAYQAAKDPKLNTALASVMGTLMPDSKVVGERLQKFQPAGALP, encoded by the coding sequence ATGTCTTTAAATAACCGGATCCTGGCATCAATTGCTCTGGTATTTCTCTGCGCTTTGAGTACGCCTTCGTCCGTCTGGTCTCAAGAACCACCACCGGCCACAACTCCTGAAGCAACAACGGCTACCGGCCTGACTGCCGATGATCTGCTGCTCTCCAAGCCTGAGACCCCCGAACAGCTGATGCAGGCTGTGGTCCAGTTGACAGACCTGGGGCATGCGGCTTCCGCCAAAGCGTATCTGGACCAGTTGCTGAAAGGCAATCCAGACGATGAACTGATCCTGAAGCTCCGTGACAAGTACGGTCCTGCTGCTTTTCTTCGCCTGGCTAATAACAAGAAACTGCAACCCGAGTCGATCACCCTGTTAAAGAAAATGGAATCCGCCTTCCGGGCGTATGCCACAGATCCCTCCCGGATCAACTCCCTGATTGATGCACTTTCGGGAACGCCTACGGAACGGGACATTGCCATCATTCAGCTCAAATCGGCAGGTGAGATTGTTGCTCCTCCGATTCTCAAACAATTGAGCCAGAGCCAGGACCCGCAACGAAATGACGAACTGACATTTGCCCTGACTCAGCTTGGTGATCCTGTCGTTCCGCCACTGATCGCCGCTCTGCGGGCACCGCAGGAGAAAATTCGTAAAATCGCAGCAGACGTTCTCGGCGATCTCGCCCGGCCGGTTGACGCCCTCTACCTCTGGAATCCCGCTTTTTCCCAGAGCCAGCCGCAAAACGTTCAAGTGGCTGCCCGCATGGCACTGGCCAAGATCCTGGGTAAGAACCCCCGCAAGACCTATGAGCTGAATCGCCATGAAGCGCAGCTTGTACTGAAAAATGCGGCCCTCAACCTGTACCAGAAACATGAAGCGAAATCAGAAACCCAGTCCATCTGGGTCTGGGACAATGCAGCTCAAACGGTTGTCAAGAAGGAACTCCCCGCCCAGGAAGTCAACCTGATTGAAGGACTCCGACTGGCCAAAGAAGCCCTGGAAATGTCTCCGGACAAACAGGACGTACAAACACTCTATCTGGCAATGGCGCTCGCCCTTGAAGCATACCAGGTTGGCTGGAATCAGCCTTTACCCGAAGGCCCCGGCACGACCTTCAACCTGGCCCTGCTTTCCGGTCCCTCTGCAGTCAGCCGTGTGCTGGCTCTGGCGATGAAACAGGGGCATACTCCCAGTGCTCTCGCCGCCCTCAAGGCTCTGGGGCAGATCGGTTCGCGCACACTGCTGCACGAACAGCTCGACAAGCACTCGTCTCTGATCGCTGCCCTGAATTACCCCGATCGACGGGTACAGTTCGCTGCTGCTACAGCGATTCTGCAGCTTGACCCGGCAAAACCCTTTCCAGGTGCCAACCGGGTAATCAGTATCCTGACCCGCGCTCTGCGAGGCGAAGGGACACAGGCTGCGATTGTGGTCGACAGCAGCATTCCCCGGGGACAGACCATGGCGGGTGTGTTCCACGAGCTGGGATATGAAACCACGCCGGTTCAAACAGGCATGGCCGGTTTCAAAGCCGCCACTGATCGCATGGATGTCGAATTCATCGCGCTGGAGTATAACATTGCACGCTGGGGACTCTCTCAAACCATCGCCAACCTGAGAGCCGATTCCCGGACTGCAAATATCCCAATCATCATCTATGGCCCACTGCGTCTGCAGAATAAGATTGAATACTCGACGCGGTATTATCCGCTGGTCAAGTATATGGTCGAATCAGAAAATACCGACGACATCGGATCGCAACTCAAGCCGTTTCTGGAAGGGCTGAAAACTCCCGAACTGACCGGCGAACTTCGTTCCGAATACCGGGCAGCAGCCTTGTACTGGCTCTCGCATATCGCTTCCAGCCAGCGAACGAATATCTATGATCTGAAACAGGCAGAGCAACCGCTGCTGGACCTGGTTTCCGACCGCAGCCTGGCATCGAACGCGTTGATCACCCTGGGTGGAATTCCTACCCGCACTGCTCAGGAGGACCTCGTGCAGGTCATTACGACTCCGACCTATGAGGCAGATGTACGTGAAATCGCCGCATTACAGCTGGCGTTCCATATCCAGAAGTTTGGACTGATGATCGATACCATGCAGATCTCTGCAGTGCAGAAAGCCTACCAGGCAGCCAAAGATCCCAAGTTGAATACTGCACTGGCTTCCGTGATGGGAACCCTCATGCCGGACAGCAAAGTGGTCGGCGAGCGGCTCCAGAAGTTCCAGCCAGCTGGTGCACTGCCTTAA